Within the Novosphingobium pentaromativorans US6-1 genome, the region GAGCAGATCGGTGCGCAGCTGTTCCTCGAGGAAGCCGTCCGCCGTGCCCTGGTCGACCAGCAGGTCGGGCAGGCGAGCGCCGTCCTCTATCAGGGCGCAGGCATCGTATTCGCGCCAGTTCGCACGGTCGCCGCCGATGTAGCCGGTCAGCGCCTTGTCGCCCCAGGGGCATGACAAGGGCGAGACGATCGGCGAAAAGGCGCTTACCGAGCGGAACCGCCCGGCATTGCGCAGGCCGATGGTGAGCGCACCATGGCCGCCCATCGAGTGGCCGGTGATGCCCTGTCGGCCCATGTCGACCGGGAAGTTCGCGGCAATCAGCGCGGGAAGTTCCTGCTCGATGTAGGAGCGCATGCGAAAGTTCTTCGCCCAGGGTTCCTGCGTCGCATCGACGTAGAAGCCTGCGCCCTTGCCGAAGTCGTAACCCTCATCGTCCGATACGTCGTCGCCGCGCGGCGACGTATCGGGAGCGATGAAAATCACGCCATGCTTTGCGCAGGCGGCGCGAAATTCGCCCTTTTCGGTGACATTGGCATGGGTGCAGGTCAGCCCCGAAAGATACCACAGAGCCGGCAGACTGGCGCCCGGGGCATGGTCCGGGACGAAGACGGAGAATGTCATCTCCGTCCCCGTCTGCGCGGAACGATGCCGATAGACGCCCTGGACCCCGCCGAAGGACTTGTTGGTCGAAACGGTTTCCAGGGTCACCGGATCACTCGCCTTCAGGCAGCTGCGTGAAGGCGCAGATCTTGTTGCCGAACGGATCGCGCAAGTAGGCCCCATAGGCATTGCCCGGCGCATTCGGGCGCTTGCCGGGACCGCCCTCGTCGCTGCCGCCATGGGCAAGGCCAGCGGCATGGAACGCATCCACTGCATCCTTGCCCGATGCCGCAAAGCTCACGGTCCCGCCATTGGCATGGCATGCCGGCTTGCCGTCCGCCGGCTTGCCCACGCCGAAAGCACCCGTCGCGCTCACGTAATATACCCGCTCGCCCAAGGCATTGCCTTCACCGATACCCAGCGCGCCCAGAACGGCATCGTAGAACTGCTTGGCTTTCTCCGGCTCGTCAGCGCCGACCATGACATGTGTAAACATCGCTGAATCGTGTCCTTGCTCAATAAACCACTACGCTGCGGATGCTCTCACCCGCGTGCATCAGGTCGAAACCCTTGTTGATTTCTTCAAGGGACAGAACGTGGGTAATCATCGGATCGATCTGGATTTTCCCGTTCATGTACCAGTCGACAATCTTGGGCACGTCGGTGCGGCCCTTGGCGCCGCCGAAAGCCGTGCCCTTCCAGACGCGCCCGGTGACAAGCTGGAACGGACGGGTGGCAATTTCCTTGCCCGCTTCGGCAACGCCGATGATGATCGATTCGCCCCAGCCGCGATGGCAGCATTCAAGCGCCGTACGCATCACTTCGGTGTTGCCCGTGCAGTCGAAGGTATAGTCCGCGCCGCCATCGGTCATCTGCAGGACCTTGGCGATAGTATCCTCGCGGCTCATGCCCTTCACGTCGAGGAACTCGGTCATGCCGAACTTGCGGCCCCATTCCTCGCGGTCGGGATTGATGTCGACGCCGATGATCTTGTTGGCGCCGGCCAGCCTTGCGCCCTGGATCACGTTCAGGCCGATACCGCCCAGCCCGAAGACGACGACATTGTCGCCGACCTGTACCTTGGCGGTGTTGGTCACTGCGCCGACGCCGGTGGTGACACCGCAGCCGATGTAGCACGAGGTCTGGAACGGAGCGTCCTCGCGGATCTTGGCGACGGCGATCTCGGGCAGGACGGTGAAGTTCGAGAAAGTCGAACAGCCCATGTAGTGGAAGATCTTCTCGCCCTTGTAGGAGAAGCGGCTGGTGCCGTCGGGCATCAGGCCCTGCCCCTGCGTCGCACGGATCGCGGTGCACAGGTTGGTCTTGCCCGAAAGGCACGACTTACACTGGCGGCATTCCGGCGTGTAGAGCGGGATCACGTGGTCGTCCGGCTTCACGCTGGTAACGCCCGGACCGACTTCGCGCACGATGCCGGCGCCTTCGTGGCCCAGGATCGAGGGAAAGATGCCCTCCGAATCGAAGC harbors:
- a CDS encoding VOC family protein gives rise to the protein MFTHVMVGADEPEKAKQFYDAVLGALGIGEGNALGERVYYVSATGAFGVGKPADGKPACHANGGTVSFAASGKDAVDAFHAAGLAHGGSDEGGPGKRPNAPGNAYGAYLRDPFGNKICAFTQLPEGE
- the fghA gene encoding S-formylglutathione hydrolase; the protein is MTLETVSTNKSFGGVQGVYRHRSAQTGTEMTFSVFVPDHAPGASLPALWYLSGLTCTHANVTEKGEFRAACAKHGVIFIAPDTSPRGDDVSDDEGYDFGKGAGFYVDATQEPWAKNFRMRSYIEQELPALIAANFPVDMGRQGITGHSMGGHGALTIGLRNAGRFRSVSAFSPIVSPLSCPWGDKALTGYIGGDRANWREYDACALIEDGARLPDLLVDQGTADGFLEEQLRTDLLIQACEKTGQPATIRMQEGYDHSYYFISTFMAEHVDWHAERLKA
- a CDS encoding S-(hydroxymethyl)glutathione dehydrogenase/class III alcohol dehydrogenase, with the translated sequence MKTRAAVAFEAKKPLEIVEVDLEGPKEGEVLVEIMATGICHTDAYTLDGFDSEGIFPSILGHEGAGIVREVGPGVTSVKPDDHVIPLYTPECRQCKSCLSGKTNLCTAIRATQGQGLMPDGTSRFSYKGEKIFHYMGCSTFSNFTVLPEIAVAKIREDAPFQTSCYIGCGVTTGVGAVTNTAKVQVGDNVVVFGLGGIGLNVIQGARLAGANKIIGVDINPDREEWGRKFGMTEFLDVKGMSREDTIAKVLQMTDGGADYTFDCTGNTEVMRTALECCHRGWGESIIIGVAEAGKEIATRPFQLVTGRVWKGTAFGGAKGRTDVPKIVDWYMNGKIQIDPMITHVLSLEEINKGFDLMHAGESIRSVVVY